In the Flavobacterium sp. J372 genome, one interval contains:
- a CDS encoding T9SS sorting signal type C domain-containing protein has translation MLKKLLTTKKLLFAAIMLVAGVNTWGQLTLPAGTTYTQNFDAIGSGLPTGWTTRTGATATARGNSQTFSTGTIAWGDTSGAFKNFAASDGSLGSSASTANQAAATDRALGVRPSGSFADIGGAFELEIANTTGKTAFSLTLKHQLLDPQSRTQIYQLQYSTNGGGAWTTLGTDFITSGSFGSTSLNYNFGTALDNKATTVLIRVASLAASTGSGSRDSYGIDDFVLTWTNTPTPSVVTNAVGTVTATTAVLNGTGNAANGSNLALYFDYGLTTGYGLQQTTVTPSSITGNTDTPFTGTISGLTPNTTYNYRASGDNGTVYNGSNATFITLANVPGAPAIGGATTTSLSVTLNSTTQNTNPATTTYAIQVTNTNQYVQTNGSLGATAVWATAATWGTKVVTGLTSNTQYTFQVKARNSATTPVETAFGATASGTTLAATAPLLSAGTITTFGSVCINTTATPDKSFILDGDNLTGDVTVGPLAGFTFSTTSNGTFTSSLTLTPVAGEVLTDIFVRFTPTAVQSYDGNIVLSGGGASSINVAAAGSGINTSATVTTAAATSVTSATATLGGNVTVQGCGTVTRGVVYATTTNPAVGGTGVTNLSGGTGTGAYTANATGLTTGITYYARAYATNNAGTVYGSQVSFTTTPANDLCADAVTLTVNTAATNGTLAGATYTTFTNGNNQKDVWYKFTAACSGNHSITLAGFSGDADIYLFSGSTCPTNNNNAVAFSATANTPEVVTYTVTSGVNYYIRVAAWDATAESSAFTIRVQSTDAVPTVTTSTASAVTYQSATVPGTAVVAGCSSAVGTTYGIYYSTTNGFADGDGTQVPGTNLSGTTFSVNLSGLTPLTTYYYKAYAANAAGTGYSTQGSFTTAAFVLSAPVATAPTNITTTGFTANWEPVSGATSYRLDVSTNSLFGNFLNASNLIISEYGEGTSNRKYIEIYNGTGAAVNLANYRIWLISNGGSWPESTISLSGTLNNNGTYVIANNSTDVTGANLYSGALSFNGNDAVGLAWNGGSGSTYTLIDAVGTDGADPGTGWAVAGTNNATVDKILIRKSTITSPTTNWSTSAGTNESNSQWIVSTFTYNDNGQTTDLGSHTYGGMQDDLLPSYANLTVNGLSHDVTGLEPNTTYYYRVRAFGNSTTSINSNPISVLTGFRKIWLDGAWNGNGFAPTLIDDAEIKSDYHTVANGTFNAAQLTISSGTLTVGSGTSITINSGINIAGGAMVVQNNANVKQNEDDSVNSGSVTVYRQTPLLKRLDYKMWSSPVAGQELGSFSPATQENRFYIYNTETNQYNGISNTNSFGAGTGYLIRMPNGLPTTGYNDGLTAVSWQGSFVGAPHNGIIQVPVSYYEANPGATPQPLPVRGYNAIGNPYMSTISAGEFYAANADRIDGAFYFWSKTNGSEETAYVAYTPGLGGNGTGSDAIQVGQGFIINVTMPSASHVTFNNEMRVLNNSNMTYRQSVGENSAPQVTEKHRYWLKLGNATGVNSKALVGYVANATNGIDGGIDAKLLADNSAVLYTLADAAQLMIQGRPVPFTNTDVVPVGYKALAAGTYTISLENFDGLFANGQNIYLKDKVSNTVHNLNSGAYSFASNAGTFDGRFEIVYVEDGALGTDNPAVTADNIVVFKDGSALGIAAGTTEIASVAIYDIRGRLLYQNNAVNATETSITTLQAAQQVLVVQVTTAQNVKISKKVVY, from the coding sequence ATGCTAAAAAAACTACTTACTACGAAAAAGCTTTTATTCGCAGCCATAATGCTTGTGGCTGGAGTAAATACATGGGGACAGTTAACGCTACCTGCAGGTACAACCTACACACAAAATTTTGATGCTATTGGAAGCGGCCTGCCAACAGGATGGACTACAAGGACTGGTGCAACTGCTACCGCCAGAGGTAACTCTCAAACATTTTCTACAGGAACAATTGCTTGGGGCGACACTAGCGGTGCATTTAAAAACTTTGCAGCATCTGATGGTTCGCTAGGGTCATCCGCATCAACTGCTAACCAGGCAGCAGCTACTGACAGGGCACTAGGGGTTAGGCCAAGCGGAAGCTTTGCTGATATAGGTGGAGCTTTTGAATTAGAGATTGCTAATACAACTGGTAAAACAGCTTTTTCATTGACGCTTAAGCATCAATTGTTAGATCCTCAATCGCGTACACAAATTTATCAGTTGCAATATTCAACTAACGGAGGGGGTGCGTGGACTACACTAGGTACTGATTTTATAACATCTGGTTCGTTTGGCAGTACAAGTTTAAACTATAATTTTGGTACTGCATTAGATAATAAGGCTACAACTGTTCTAATACGCGTTGCCAGTTTAGCAGCGTCAACAGGTAGCGGTAGCCGTGACTCATATGGCATTGATGATTTCGTATTAACATGGACGAACACTCCTACTCCCTCAGTTGTAACCAATGCAGTTGGTACTGTCACAGCTACTACAGCAGTACTAAACGGTACCGGTAATGCCGCTAACGGTTCTAACCTTGCACTTTACTTTGATTATGGCCTTACAACAGGGTACGGCTTACAGCAAACAACTGTTACACCATCATCAATAACCGGTAATACTGATACTCCTTTTACAGGTACAATTTCGGGCCTAACTCCAAATACAACATATAACTACAGAGCTTCAGGTGATAACGGAACTGTTTACAACGGTAGCAATGCAACGTTTATTACACTGGCCAATGTACCGGGAGCACCTGCAATAGGCGGCGCTACCACAACATCTTTAAGTGTTACGCTAAACTCTACCACGCAAAATACTAACCCAGCAACAACTACTTATGCCATACAGGTTACCAATACCAACCAGTATGTTCAGACAAATGGTAGTTTAGGGGCCACTGCAGTGTGGGCTACTGCTGCAACATGGGGTACTAAAGTGGTAACAGGCCTTACTAGCAACACCCAATATACTTTCCAGGTTAAGGCAAGAAATAGTGCAACTACTCCTGTAGAAACAGCATTTGGTGCAACAGCATCTGGCACAACGCTTGCTGCCACAGCTCCGCTTCTTAGCGCAGGTACAATTACAACATTCGGTTCGGTATGTATCAATACAACCGCTACTCCTGATAAGAGCTTTATACTTGACGGTGACAACCTAACAGGCGATGTAACAGTTGGGCCATTGGCAGGTTTTACCTTCTCTACAACAAGTAATGGCACTTTTACATCTTCACTTACACTTACACCTGTTGCAGGAGAAGTGCTTACAGATATCTTTGTAAGGTTTACACCAACTGCAGTGCAATCATATGATGGTAATATTGTATTATCTGGTGGCGGTGCATCTTCTATTAATGTGGCGGCGGCAGGATCAGGTATAAACACATCAGCTACAGTTACCACAGCTGCTGCAACCAGTGTTACAAGTGCAACAGCTACACTTGGCGGTAATGTTACTGTACAAGGGTGTGGCACTGTTACGCGTGGTGTTGTTTATGCAACAACTACAAACCCTGCAGTAGGAGGTACAGGTGTTACTAACCTTTCAGGAGGTACAGGTACAGGAGCATATACAGCAAATGCTACTGGCCTGACTACAGGTATTACTTATTATGCGAGGGCATATGCCACAAATAATGCCGGTACAGTGTATGGAAGCCAGGTTTCATTTACAACTACTCCTGCAAATGACCTTTGCGCGGATGCTGTTACACTAACTGTGAATACAGCAGCAACCAATGGCACACTTGCAGGCGCTACTTATACAACTTTTACCAACGGAAACAACCAAAAAGATGTGTGGTATAAATTTACAGCAGCATGCAGCGGTAATCATAGCATAACGCTTGCAGGATTTAGCGGTGACGCAGACATATATTTATTTAGCGGCTCTACATGCCCTACAAACAATAACAATGCCGTGGCATTTTCTGCAACTGCAAATACTCCTGAAGTTGTTACCTATACGGTTACATCGGGTGTTAACTATTACATCAGGGTAGCAGCGTGGGATGCTACTGCAGAAAGCAGTGCTTTCACTATCCGTGTTCAGTCAACAGATGCTGTACCTACAGTAACTACCAGTACAGCTTCAGCAGTTACTTATCAAAGTGCAACTGTGCCTGGTACTGCGGTTGTTGCAGGCTGTAGCTCGGCAGTTGGCACAACCTATGGTATATACTACAGCACAACCAATGGATTTGCTGACGGAGATGGAACTCAGGTTCCCGGTACTAACCTTTCCGGCACAACTTTCTCTGTAAACCTTAGTGGCCTTACACCTCTTACTACATATTATTATAAAGCTTATGCTGCAAATGCTGCCGGTACAGGATATAGTACACAAGGGAGCTTTACAACTGCAGCATTTGTACTAAGCGCTCCTGTAGCTACTGCACCAACAAATATTACCACAACAGGTTTTACAGCCAACTGGGAGCCGGTATCAGGAGCTACAAGCTACAGGCTTGATGTAAGTACAAATTCTTTATTCGGAAACTTTTTAAATGCTTCAAACCTGATAATATCTGAGTATGGCGAGGGGACAAGTAACAGAAAATATATTGAAATATATAATGGTACTGGTGCTGCCGTTAATCTCGCCAATTATAGGATTTGGCTTATATCAAACGGCGGATCATGGCCTGAATCTACAATAAGTTTATCAGGTACGTTAAATAATAATGGAACTTATGTTATAGCAAATAACTCAACAGATGTTACAGGTGCTAACCTTTATTCAGGTGCATTATCTTTTAACGGCAATGATGCAGTAGGTCTTGCATGGAATGGAGGAAGCGGATCAACATATACATTAATTGACGCCGTAGGAACTGATGGAGCAGACCCTGGAACAGGATGGGCTGTAGCCGGAACTAACAACGCAACAGTAGATAAAATACTAATCAGGAAATCTACTATTACAAGCCCTACAACAAACTGGAGTACATCGGCCGGTACAAATGAATCAAATTCGCAGTGGATTGTTTCAACATTCACATATAATGATAATGGGCAGACAACAGATTTAGGCTCTCATACTTATGGCGGTATGCAGGATGACCTTTTACCGAGCTATGCCAACTTAACTGTTAACGGTCTTTCACATGATGTTACCGGGCTTGAGCCTAATACTACATACTATTACCGTGTTCGCGCTTTTGGCAACAGCACCACCTCTATAAACTCAAACCCGATAAGTGTACTTACAGGTTTCCGCAAAATATGGCTTGACGGCGCATGGAATGGTAACGGTTTTGCACCAACGCTTATAGACGATGCTGAAATAAAAAGCGACTACCACACAGTGGCAAACGGTACGTTTAACGCTGCCCAGCTTACAATAAGCAGCGGTACGCTAACTGTTGGTTCGGGTACATCTATCACTATCAACAGCGGAATCAACATTGCAGGCGGAGCGATGGTAGTGCAAAACAATGCCAACGTAAAACAAAACGAAGATGACTCTGTGAACAGCGGTAGCGTTACTGTATACCGCCAGACACCGCTGCTTAAGAGGCTTGACTACAAAATGTGGTCATCGCCGGTGGCAGGCCAGGAGTTAGGGTCTTTTTCTCCTGCAACACAGGAAAATCGTTTTTATATTTACAATACGGAAACAAACCAATACAACGGTATTAGCAATACAAACAGTTTTGGCGCGGGTACAGGTTACCTTATACGCATGCCAAACGGCCTTCCTACAACCGGGTATAATGATGGTTTAACAGCTGTAAGCTGGCAGGGTTCATTTGTGGGTGCTCCGCATAATGGCATCATACAGGTTCCGGTATCTTACTATGAGGCCAATCCTGGCGCTACACCTCAACCTCTGCCGGTACGCGGATACAATGCCATTGGTAACCCATACATGAGTACCATAAGTGCAGGAGAGTTCTATGCGGCAAATGCCGACAGGATAGATGGAGCCTTCTATTTCTGGTCTAAAACCAACGGATCTGAGGAAACAGCTTATGTAGCTTATACACCGGGCCTTGGCGGCAACGGCACCGGCTCAGATGCCATTCAGGTAGGGCAGGGCTTTATCATCAACGTGACTATGCCATCAGCATCACATGTAACATTTAATAATGAAATGCGTGTGCTTAATAACAGCAACATGACGTACAGGCAGAGTGTTGGTGAAAATTCAGCGCCACAGGTAACAGAAAAACACAGGTATTGGCTGAAGCTGGGTAACGCGACAGGTGTAAATAGCAAAGCATTAGTAGGCTATGTTGCCAACGCTACAAATGGTATTGATGGCGGTATTGACGCGAAGCTGCTTGCTGATAATTCGGCAGTGCTGTATACCCTGGCTGATGCTGCACAGCTTATGATACAGGGCCGCCCGGTTCCGTTCACCAATACAGATGTGGTGCCGGTGGGATATAAAGCCCTTGCTGCCGGAACTTACACCATTTCACTTGAGAATTTCGACGGGCTATTTGCCAACGGGCAGAATATCTACCTGAAAGATAAAGTTTCAAACACAGTACATAACCTTAATTCAGGTGCCTATTCATTTGCATCAAATGCCGGAACTTTTGACGGAAGGTTTGAGATAGTTTATGTTGAAGATGGGGCGTTGGGTACAGATAACCCGGCTGTGACTGCAGATAATATTGTAGTATTTAAAGATGGCAGCGCACTTGGCATAGCCGCCGGCACAACAGAAATTGCTTCAGTAGCAATATATGACATCCGCGGCAGGCTGCTTTATCAAAACAATGCAGTAAATGCCACCGAAACATCTATAACAACTTTGCAGGCTGCACAACAGGTTTTGGTTGTACAGGTTACAACAGCGCAAAATGTGAAAATCAGCAAAAAGGTTGTTTACTAA
- a CDS encoding DUF1772 domain-containing protein, producing the protein MRAINKAILNPGFFAAFFGALILLPMAAYFNYYPQSWRFKLLVAASVVYAAGLFGVTVFGNVPLNEMLDKFDTANALSTEITTMRQRFEQPWNHYHAIRTVAVFVSLLLTIISTFCNTQQAD; encoded by the coding sequence ATGCGAGCTATAAATAAGGCCATATTAAATCCGGGTTTCTTTGCGGCGTTTTTTGGCGCATTAATTTTGCTGCCAATGGCAGCTTATTTTAATTACTATCCGCAAAGCTGGCGTTTCAAACTCTTGGTTGCTGCTAGTGTAGTATATGCTGCAGGGCTTTTTGGTGTTACGGTTTTCGGAAATGTCCCTCTAAATGAAATGCTTGATAAATTTGATACTGCAAATGCGTTGTCTACAGAAATTACTACCATGCGTCAACGCTTTGAGCAGCCTTGGAACCATTACCATGCAATAAGGACTGTTGCTGTTTTTGTTTCTTTGCTGTTAACTATTATTTCCACTTTTTGCAATACTCAGCAAGCAGATTAA
- a CDS encoding shikimate kinase, translated as MNKIVLTGYMASGKTTIGKLLSQSSGLKYVDLDEVIEQTAATDIKTIFKEKGEVYFRKLEHQVLKDVLAKDEECILALGGGTPCYTNNHLLLQDDNVISVYLKASIAELVLRLENNKHERPLLADVTDDELEEFVAKHLFDRAYYYNHAKHIIAVDGKLPETIVNEIMSIF; from the coding sequence ATGAATAAGATTGTACTTACAGGCTATATGGCCTCGGGCAAAACAACAATTGGTAAATTGCTATCTCAGTCGTCAGGCCTCAAGTATGTTGATTTAGATGAAGTTATTGAGCAAACTGCGGCTACAGATATAAAAACGATCTTTAAGGAAAAGGGCGAAGTATATTTCAGGAAACTTGAACACCAGGTTTTAAAGGATGTACTTGCTAAAGATGAAGAATGTATACTCGCCTTAGGGGGCGGCACGCCATGCTATACCAACAACCACCTACTGCTGCAGGATGACAATGTTATATCTGTATATTTAAAAGCATCAATTGCAGAGCTGGTATTACGCCTTGAAAACAATAAGCATGAAAGGCCTTTGCTTGCAGATGTTACCGATGATGAGCTGGAAGAATTTGTAGCCAAGCATTTGTTTGACAGGGCTTATTATTACAATCACGCTAAGCATATTATTGCCGTTGACGGTAAGTTGCCTGAGACAATTGTAAATGAGATTATGAGCATCTTTTAG
- a CDS encoding phosphoribosyltransferase family protein, whose protein sequence is MKQVILTQEEITHKVRRIAYQIYETYADEQEVVIAGIAGNGFIFAEKLADMLTQISDVEVKLCEVKINKTNPLEPIKTSMPASEYSGQCLVLADDVLNSGSTLIYGVKHFLEVPLKKFKTAVLVDRNHKQFPVKADFKGISLSTSLKEHIHVVFNEGEEYAYLS, encoded by the coding sequence ATGAAACAGGTAATACTTACTCAGGAAGAAATAACACATAAAGTACGGCGTATTGCGTACCAGATTTATGAAACTTATGCTGATGAGCAGGAAGTAGTGATTGCAGGAATTGCCGGCAACGGTTTCATATTTGCTGAAAAGCTTGCCGATATGCTAACGCAGATTTCTGATGTTGAGGTAAAGCTTTGCGAAGTGAAAATAAATAAAACAAACCCTCTTGAACCCATAAAAACATCAATGCCTGCAAGTGAGTACTCAGGTCAATGCCTTGTTTTGGCAGACGATGTCCTCAACAGCGGCTCTACCCTTATTTACGGTGTGAAACATTTTCTTGAAGTACCGTTGAAAAAGTTTAAAACTGCCGTACTGGTAGACCGCAACCACAAACAATTCCCTGTAAAAGCAGATTTTAAAGGGATTTCGCTTTCCACATCATTAAAAGAACATATCCATGTAGTATTTAATGAAGGTGAAGAGTATGCTTACCTGAGCTAA
- a CDS encoding RNA-binding S4 domain-containing protein, translated as MRIDKYLWCVRYYKTRSIATQACQKGHITINGQQVKPSRDVFAGDKITVRRDQINYMLTVLDIPANRVGPKLVDIYRKDETPPEAFEHLELLRLSKEHYRAKGTGRPTKKDRRELDDYGLDFDDNDID; from the coding sequence ATGAGGATTGACAAATATTTATGGTGTGTGCGTTATTATAAAACCCGCAGTATTGCTACCCAGGCTTGCCAAAAGGGGCATATAACAATTAATGGCCAGCAGGTAAAGCCATCGCGCGATGTTTTTGCAGGTGATAAGATTACTGTGAGGCGCGACCAAATCAACTATATGCTGACAGTACTGGATATTCCGGCCAACAGGGTTGGGCCCAAGCTGGTAGATATCTACCGTAAAGATGAAACCCCGCCTGAAGCTTTTGAACATCTTGAACTTTTAAGGTTGTCTAAAGAACATTACCGTGCAAAAGGCACAGGCAGGCCGACTAAAAAAGACCGCCGGGAACTGGATGACTATGGGTTGGACTTTGATGACAATGACATTGATTAA
- a CDS encoding FKBP-type peptidyl-prolyl cis-trans isomerase translates to MKRLLSCLFLVTAALAATVSCKKDDNSVDIAPPRDYATQYETEKANIEEFLKTHYIKPGSVEDNYNIVFDSVPNPATQKSIWEQIDYPLQNKDVVFAGVTYKIYYLVLNQGVGDAPNRGDDILAAYRGTLINKEQTQFDAQPYPQSLLSLGQTILGWQEILPLFKEGVYVDADPSGPAQFENYGAGVMFLPSALAYYNNASGNAPAYSTMVFSFKLYRVEDADFDGDGLLNKYELNGTDPDPANFDSDGDGIPNYRDTDDDNDGTPTLLEVTNPATGEVYENYDDIPSCVPGGVKRHLDPSCDDLG, encoded by the coding sequence ATGAAAAGATTATTAAGTTGCCTTTTTCTTGTAACCGCTGCATTAGCCGCAACCGTTTCCTGTAAAAAGGATGACAATAGTGTAGATATTGCCCCGCCACGTGATTATGCAACACAATATGAGACTGAGAAAGCAAATATTGAAGAGTTCCTGAAAACCCACTATATAAAACCTGGTAGTGTAGAGGATAATTATAACATTGTTTTTGATTCAGTACCCAATCCTGCGACACAAAAATCAATTTGGGAGCAGATTGATTATCCGCTACAAAACAAAGATGTTGTTTTTGCTGGTGTTACTTATAAAATATACTACCTTGTCCTAAATCAAGGTGTGGGTGACGCGCCTAACAGAGGAGATGATATTCTTGCTGCTTACAGAGGTACTCTTATTAATAAAGAGCAAACTCAATTTGATGCCCAGCCTTACCCGCAAAGTTTGCTATCTTTAGGGCAGACTATATTAGGCTGGCAGGAGATATTGCCTTTATTTAAGGAAGGAGTTTATGTAGATGCTGACCCTAGCGGCCCAGCCCAATTTGAAAATTATGGTGCTGGCGTAATGTTCCTGCCTTCGGCACTGGCATATTATAATAATGCTTCAGGTAACGCACCTGCCTACTCAACAATGGTTTTCAGTTTTAAGTTGTATCGCGTAGAAGATGCTGATTTTGATGGTGATGGTCTATTGAATAAATATGAATTAAACGGTACTGACCCGGACCCGGCAAATTTTGACAGTGATGGTGACGGAATCCCTAATTATCGTGATACCGATGATGATAATGATGGTACGCCTACCTTGCTTGAAGTTACAAATCCTGCGACAGGCGAAGTTTATGAAAATTACGACGACATACCAAGTTGTGTTCCCGGGGGAGTAAAAAGGCACCTGGATCCAAGTTGTGATGATTTAGGTTAA
- the dnaB gene encoding replicative DNA helicase — protein sequence MENIRNINPVRVDKTTIINLEKGKLPPQAIDLEEAVLGAMMIDKKGVDEVIDILQPDAFYKDAHKYIFEAIVQLFNDTQPIDLLTVSSQLKKNAKLELAGGDFYLIQLTQKISSSAHIEFHSRIILQKFIQRSLIRISSEIIEESYDETTDVFDLLDKAESRLYEVTQGNIKRSSETAQSLVIQAKKRIEEIANKEGLSGIATGFNDLDKLTSGWQPSDLIIIAARPGMGKTAFVLSMARNIAIDFQHPVALFSLEMSSVQLITRLISSETGLSSEKLRTGKLEKHEWEQLSIKVKDLEKAPLYIDDTPSLSIFDLRAKARRLASQYGIKLIVIDYLQLMTAGGNGKNGGNREQEISTISRNLKALAKELNVPVIALSQLSRAVETRGSSKRPLLSDLRESGAIEQDADIVSFIYRPEYYKIDEWDDEERSPTQGQAEFIVAKHRNGGLDNIRLKFVGSLGKFDNLDDFGSPFDELPSSMNDSHAFITKNLPSANDAFGSSANNSNNDDDVPF from the coding sequence ATGGAAAATATCAGGAACATAAACCCAGTACGCGTTGATAAAACCACCATTATCAACCTCGAAAAAGGCAAGCTCCCGCCACAGGCCATCGACCTTGAGGAGGCTGTACTTGGTGCGATGATGATTGATAAAAAGGGGGTTGATGAAGTAATTGACATCCTGCAGCCTGATGCTTTTTATAAAGATGCCCATAAATACATTTTTGAGGCGATTGTACAGCTTTTCAACGATACGCAGCCTATTGACTTATTAACGGTCTCATCGCAGCTTAAAAAGAACGCTAAGCTTGAATTGGCCGGTGGCGATTTTTACCTGATACAGCTTACCCAAAAAATCTCATCTTCAGCGCATATTGAATTTCACTCGCGCATTATCCTGCAAAAGTTTATACAGCGAAGCCTTATCCGTATTTCAAGCGAGATTATTGAAGAATCGTATGATGAGACTACTGATGTTTTTGACCTTCTTGATAAAGCCGAATCACGCCTTTATGAAGTTACGCAGGGCAACATAAAGAGAAGCAGCGAAACCGCGCAGAGCCTTGTTATACAGGCTAAAAAACGTATAGAAGAAATTGCCAATAAAGAAGGCCTCAGCGGTATTGCCACAGGTTTTAATGACCTCGACAAGCTCACATCAGGCTGGCAGCCCAGTGACCTTATCATCATTGCGGCGAGGCCGGGTATGGGTAAAACAGCATTTGTACTATCAATGGCGCGTAATATTGCTATTGACTTCCAGCATCCCGTTGCGTTATTTTCACTCGAGATGTCGTCTGTACAGCTTATTACAAGGCTTATTTCAAGTGAAACAGGTTTGTCATCTGAAAAACTTCGTACCGGAAAGCTTGAAAAGCATGAATGGGAACAATTGAGTATCAAAGTAAAAGACCTTGAAAAAGCTCCGCTTTATATTGATGACACCCCTTCCCTATCGATATTTGATTTACGTGCTAAAGCCAGGAGGCTTGCCTCACAATATGGTATTAAACTTATTGTGATTGACTACCTCCAGCTTATGACTGCCGGAGGGAATGGCAAGAATGGCGGTAACCGCGAGCAGGAAATTTCAACCATATCACGAAACCTTAAGGCATTGGCAAAAGAGCTTAACGTACCGGTGATTGCGCTGTCGCAGTTATCACGTGCTGTAGAGACCAGGGGTTCCAGTAAAAGGCCATTACTTTCTGACCTTAGGGAATCAGGTGCTATTGAGCAGGATGCAGATATTGTATCATTTATTTACCGCCCTGAATATTACAAAATTGACGAGTGGGATGATGAAGAGCGCTCACCAACACAGGGCCAGGCCGAATTTATCGTAGCCAAGCACCGTAACGGCGGGCTTGATAACATCAGGCTTAAGTTTGTGGGAAGCCTTGGTAAGTTTGATAACCTCGATGATTTCGGGTCACCGTTTGATGAGCTGCCTTCAAGTATGAATGACAGCCATGCCTTTATTACCAAAAACCTACCTTCGGCAAATGATGCATTTGGCAGCAGCGCCAACAACAGTAACAATGACGATGACGTACCATTTTAA
- a CDS encoding acetyl-CoA carboxylase carboxyltransferase subunit alpha: MEYLDFELPIKELEDQLDKCTIIGQESDVDVTNTCKQIEKKLEETKTKIYKNLTAWQRVQLSRHPNRPYTMDHVNALTNGSFLELFGDRAFKDDKAMIGGLGKIGGQSFMIIGQQKGYNTKTRQYRNFGMANPEGYRKALRLMKMAEKFNIPVVTLVDTPGAYPGLEAEERGQGEAIARNILEMVRLKTPIITVIVGEGASGGALGIGVGDKVYMMENTWYSVISPESCSSILWRSWEYKEQAAEALKLTSYDMKKQNLVDDIIPEPLGGAHFDREAAFKKVEEYILKGFNELKDLSTDELVAKRMDKYSKMGEFKE; the protein is encoded by the coding sequence ATGGAATATTTAGATTTTGAACTCCCAATCAAAGAGCTTGAAGACCAGCTTGATAAGTGTACTATCATTGGCCAGGAATCAGATGTGGATGTAACTAACACCTGCAAGCAGATTGAGAAAAAACTGGAAGAAACCAAGACGAAAATATATAAGAACCTTACAGCCTGGCAGCGTGTACAGCTTAGCCGCCATCCTAACAGGCCTTACACAATGGATCATGTAAATGCGCTTACAAACGGCTCTTTCCTTGAGCTTTTTGGTGACCGTGCGTTTAAAGATGACAAAGCCATGATAGGCGGCCTTGGCAAAATTGGCGGGCAGTCGTTCATGATCATAGGCCAACAAAAAGGCTATAATACAAAGACAAGGCAATACCGCAACTTTGGTATGGCCAACCCTGAAGGTTACCGCAAAGCATTGAGGCTTATGAAAATGGCCGAGAAGTTTAACATACCGGTTGTAACGCTTGTTGATACCCCGGGTGCGTATCCCGGACTTGAAGCTGAAGAGCGCGGGCAGGGTGAAGCTATTGCACGTAATATACTGGAGATGGTTCGCCTTAAAACACCTATTATCACCGTAATTGTTGGTGAAGGTGCATCTGGCGGCGCATTAGGTATAGGTGTGGGCGACAAGGTTTACATGATGGAAAATACATGGTATTCGGTAATATCTCCTGAATCTTGCTCATCAATACTTTGGAGAAGCTGGGAATATAAAGAGCAGGCAGCTGAAGCATTGAAGCTGACATCATACGACATGAAAAAACAAAACCTTGTTGATGACATCATCCCGGAACCGCTTGGCGGCGCTCATTTTGACAGGGAGGCAGCCTTTAAGAAAGTGGAAGAATACATATTGAAAGGATTTAATGAGCTTAAAGATTTATCAACAGATGAACTTGTAGCCAAAAGGATGGATAAGTACAGTAAAATGGGCGAATTCAAAGAATAA